In a single window of the Granulicella sibirica genome:
- a CDS encoding VOC family protein — protein sequence MPSTIIPSLRYRDAHAAIAFLEAALGFKKKAVYEGPNNTVAHAELTLGDGMIMIGSYSGQGEFAHLVKQPDEIDLAETQAPYVLVKDAAALFAQAVAAGATIVKPLEQMSYGGAAFTIRDPEGHLWAIGEYDPWPAAS from the coding sequence ATGCCAAGCACCATCATCCCGTCCCTCCGCTATCGCGACGCGCACGCCGCCATCGCCTTCCTCGAAGCAGCCCTCGGCTTCAAGAAGAAAGCCGTCTACGAAGGCCCGAACAACACCGTAGCCCACGCCGAACTCACCCTAGGCGACGGCATGATCATGATCGGCTCCTACAGCGGTCAGGGCGAGTTCGCCCACCTCGTCAAGCAGCCCGACGAAATCGACCTCGCCGAAACCCAGGCCCCCTACGTCCTCGTCAAAGACGCCGCCGCCCTCTTCGCCCAGGCCGTAGCCGCCGGAGCCACCATCGTCAAGCCCCTCGAGCAGATGTCCTACGGCGGAGCCGCCTTCACCATCCGCGATCCCGAGGGCCACCTCTGGGCAATAGGCGAATACGACCCCTGGCCCGCAGCCTCCTAG
- the hscA gene encoding Fe-S protein assembly chaperone HscA, translating into MADVRVVGIDLGTTNSLVAFMQGDTPVVIPGEDGERLVPSVVAWTEDGVVVGNAARGTLLSDASNAVYSAKRLMGRDVEDVQEELKLFPFRLAEGLKKEEVLRVSVGGLMMTPPEISAYVLQQLKKNAERFFGGVVTKAVITVPAYFNDAQRQATKDAGRIAGLEVLRLVNEPTAAALAYGLDKKKDGVIAVYDFGGGTFDVSILKLHEGIFEVIATGGDTHLGGDDIDNLLIAIALDDIAGDLGVDVRGNGEVVQAVRKSVIEAKILLSSEETARLDIALPEGKRYLREITRGQFEELSAGVIGRTAGPAKQALKDAGLSVEQIDEVVLVGGSTRIPAVRKLVDEVFGLSARGKKPHTELNPDEVVALGAAVQAQILAGGSKATEDLLLLDVTPLSLGIEALGGVVAKIIQRNSTIPASAVEHFTTGVDGQTNVAIHVVQGEREMAKDCRSLARFDLKGIPPMVAGLPRIEVKFLIDANGILHVSAREQRSGQAAEVEVKPTYGLTDEQVETMILDSFDFAEQDLEERQVIEAKNEADTILTAVEKGKKHEAWQMLSADEIEKIEQKAKELQASLTGGDFRVIRRAIEGLDKSTTRFAELMMDSAVGGALQGKTMGAAGESMGAGPSAPHPFAKADFEETPKPVDPAEGDDKTDK; encoded by the coding sequence ATGGCGGATGTGCGTGTGGTTGGTATCGACCTGGGGACGACGAACTCCCTGGTTGCGTTTATGCAGGGAGATACGCCGGTGGTGATTCCTGGCGAGGATGGGGAGAGGCTTGTGCCCTCCGTTGTGGCGTGGACGGAGGATGGGGTTGTTGTGGGGAACGCGGCGCGGGGGACGCTGCTGAGCGATGCTTCGAATGCGGTGTACTCGGCGAAGCGGCTGATGGGGCGCGATGTCGAGGACGTGCAGGAGGAGCTGAAGCTGTTTCCTTTCCGGCTGGCGGAGGGGTTGAAGAAGGAAGAGGTGCTGCGGGTGAGCGTCGGGGGACTGATGATGACGCCTCCGGAGATCTCGGCTTATGTGCTGCAGCAGTTGAAGAAGAATGCAGAGCGATTTTTCGGCGGGGTCGTGACGAAGGCGGTGATTACTGTTCCCGCCTACTTTAACGATGCGCAGAGGCAGGCTACGAAGGATGCGGGGCGGATTGCCGGGCTCGAGGTGCTGCGGCTGGTGAATGAGCCTACGGCGGCAGCGCTGGCGTATGGGTTGGATAAGAAAAAGGACGGCGTGATTGCGGTTTACGACTTTGGGGGCGGGACGTTCGATGTCTCGATTCTGAAGCTGCATGAGGGGATCTTCGAGGTGATCGCTACGGGTGGGGATACGCACCTGGGTGGGGATGACATCGACAACCTGTTGATCGCGATTGCTCTGGACGATATTGCCGGGGATCTTGGCGTCGATGTGCGAGGCAACGGGGAAGTGGTGCAGGCGGTTCGCAAGTCCGTGATCGAGGCGAAGATTCTGCTTTCTTCGGAGGAGACGGCGCGGCTGGATATTGCGCTGCCTGAGGGGAAGAGGTATCTGCGGGAGATTACGCGGGGACAGTTCGAGGAGCTTTCGGCAGGGGTGATTGGACGGACGGCGGGTCCGGCGAAGCAGGCTCTGAAGGACGCGGGGTTGTCGGTCGAGCAGATCGATGAGGTGGTGCTGGTTGGGGGATCGACGCGGATTCCGGCGGTACGGAAGCTCGTCGATGAGGTGTTTGGGCTGAGTGCGCGAGGGAAGAAGCCGCATACGGAGCTGAATCCGGATGAGGTGGTGGCGCTGGGAGCGGCGGTGCAGGCGCAGATTCTTGCGGGTGGTTCGAAGGCTACCGAGGATTTGCTTCTGCTGGATGTGACTCCGCTTTCGCTGGGTATCGAGGCGCTTGGTGGGGTGGTTGCGAAGATTATTCAGCGGAACTCCACGATACCGGCGAGCGCTGTCGAGCACTTCACGACCGGTGTTGACGGGCAGACGAATGTCGCGATCCACGTGGTGCAGGGCGAGCGTGAGATGGCGAAGGACTGCCGGTCGCTGGCGCGGTTCGACCTGAAGGGGATTCCGCCGATGGTGGCGGGTCTGCCGCGGATCGAGGTGAAGTTCCTGATCGATGCGAACGGGATTTTGCATGTGTCGGCGCGGGAGCAGAGGAGCGGGCAGGCGGCTGAGGTTGAAGTCAAGCCGACGTATGGGCTGACGGACGAGCAGGTGGAGACGATGATTCTCGACTCGTTCGACTTCGCGGAGCAGGATCTGGAAGAGCGGCAGGTGATCGAGGCGAAGAACGAGGCGGATACGATCCTGACTGCTGTCGAGAAGGGCAAGAAACACGAGGCGTGGCAGATGCTTTCGGCGGACGAGATTGAGAAGATCGAGCAGAAGGCGAAGGAACTGCAGGCGTCGCTGACGGGTGGGGACTTCCGGGTGATCCGGAGGGCTATCGAGGGATTGGATAAGTCGACGACGCGGTTTGCGGAGTTGATGATGGATTCGGCGGTAGGTGGCGCGCTGCAGGGGAAGACGATGGGCGCGGCAGGTGAGAGCATGGGAGCAGGGCCGAGTGCGCCGCATCCGTTTGCGAAGGCTGATTTTGAAGAGACGCCGAAGCCGGTCGATCCTGCTGAAGGCGATGACAAGACGGATAAGTAA
- a CDS encoding 2Fe-2S iron-sulfur cluster-binding protein: MSSVVTESVVDTSKPVADGFVRVTFLPEGKTVEFKYDTMPYDGHGLPMSFLDVAENYGIFLDHACGGVCACTTCHIHVKEGAKGISEAEDLELDRMETAADIQLNSRLGCQAVIEKPGTYVVEIPKWNRNYVQEGKPSHGPGA; this comes from the coding sequence ATGAGTAGTGTTGTGACGGAGAGTGTTGTGGATACATCGAAGCCGGTAGCTGATGGGTTCGTGCGAGTGACGTTTCTGCCTGAGGGCAAGACGGTTGAGTTCAAGTACGACACGATGCCGTATGACGGGCATGGGCTGCCGATGTCGTTTCTTGATGTGGCGGAGAACTATGGGATCTTTCTCGATCATGCTTGTGGCGGGGTGTGTGCTTGCACGACGTGCCATATCCATGTGAAGGAAGGCGCGAAAGGCATCAGTGAAGCGGAGGACCTGGAGCTTGACCGGATGGAGACGGCGGCGGATATCCAGTTGAACTCGCGGCTTGGATGCCAGGCGGTGATCGAGAAGCCGGGGACCTATGTTGTCGAGATTCCGAAGTGGAATCGGAATTATGTGCAGGAAGGCAAGCCTTCCCATGGGCCGGGGGCTTAG
- a CDS encoding DUF4142 domain-containing protein — MKASFGVVLAAALVSASVAYAQGSASDADKAFVGKVSQGGRYEVEASKVALMKARAQDVKDLANSEVHDHELVNKKLKMISATEHVAIAPALNAEFSGKLEHLRGLSGADFDAAYLSDMAEIHDKDEKLFAQEAVNGGAADYKDFAAETDPIVKRHIGALHGTDSK, encoded by the coding sequence ATGAAAGCTTCGTTCGGTGTGGTTTTGGCTGCGGCCCTGGTTTCCGCTTCCGTTGCGTATGCCCAGGGCAGCGCTTCGGATGCGGATAAGGCATTCGTTGGGAAGGTCTCGCAGGGCGGGCGGTACGAGGTCGAGGCGAGCAAGGTTGCGCTGATGAAGGCGCGGGCGCAGGACGTCAAGGATCTCGCCAACTCCGAGGTGCATGACCACGAGCTCGTGAACAAGAAGCTCAAGATGATTTCGGCGACAGAGCACGTGGCGATTGCGCCGGCTTTGAACGCGGAGTTTTCCGGGAAGCTGGAGCATCTGCGTGGGCTCTCAGGGGCTGACTTCGATGCGGCCTATCTGAGCGATATGGCCGAGATCCACGACAAGGACGAGAAGCTGTTCGCGCAGGAAGCGGTGAACGGCGGCGCGGCGGATTACAAGGATTTTGCGGCCGAGACGGATCCGATTGTGAAGAGGCATATCGGGGCGCTGCACGGGACCGATTCCAAGTAG
- the iscX gene encoding Fe-S cluster assembly protein IscX, whose product MAREIDWTDTEEIGIQLQEKFPEVEPYSVRFTDLHKFVTGLDGFVGDPGKSNEGLLEAIQTAWNEEYEDAKGL is encoded by the coding sequence ATGGCGCGTGAGATCGACTGGACGGACACGGAAGAGATTGGAATTCAGTTGCAGGAGAAGTTTCCGGAGGTTGAGCCGTATTCGGTGCGGTTTACGGATCTGCACAAGTTTGTGACGGGGCTGGATGGGTTTGTGGGGGATCCGGGGAAGTCGAATGAGGGGCTTTTGGAGGCGATTCAGACGGCTTGGAACGAGGAGTATGAGGACGCCAAAGGTCTTTAA
- the glgP gene encoding alpha-glucan family phosphorylase, giving the protein MTLAKTPQSSTTTVPEPPAAFTPLIDKNAACPDLTTRTIAYYSMEIALSPALPTYSGGLGMLAGDTLRSAADTAAPMVAVSLVHRKGYFRQMLDASGQQTETDVAWTPETTLPSAAKTVTVTIQNRPIKVTAWRFDVVGAVGHVIPVFLLDTDVEGNDLWDRRLTDHLYGGDTYYRLCQEAVLGLAGTALLHDLGCKPMVYHMNEGHAAFLTLALLQEQIGEKSLSEATDADADVVRQQCVFTTHTPVPAGHDQFGMDQAKTVLGLERSATIERFGCLHNGLLNMTYLALKFSRFVNGVAMQHGKVSQEMFPDYTIHSITNGVHAATWTSQALQDLLDKEIPAWRHDNQYFRSVYGIEPARISNCHHLGKQRLFKLVAERTGQQFDPKVLTLGFARRVATYKRASLLLQDPKRLLKIARKIGGLQILYAGKAHPADTAGKGLIKDVFETAQKLNSSALRIIYLENYDWELGAQLTQGVDVWVNTPRRPYEASGTSGMKAALNGVPSLSILDGWWIEGCAEDVTGWAIDDGDTEAAEAQSLYDKLENSIAPLYQRPMAWARMQQSCIAMNGTFFNTHRMLGQYFMNAYFPQSPLPDVELGLGEAISNETSVLTPA; this is encoded by the coding sequence ATGACTCTTGCGAAAACTCCTCAGTCCTCCACGACGACCGTTCCAGAACCCCCGGCGGCGTTTACGCCCCTGATCGACAAGAACGCCGCCTGCCCTGATCTGACGACCAGGACAATCGCGTACTACTCGATGGAGATCGCGCTTTCGCCCGCCTTGCCGACGTACTCAGGCGGCCTCGGCATGCTCGCCGGAGACACGCTGCGCTCAGCCGCAGATACAGCCGCCCCCATGGTCGCGGTATCGCTCGTGCATCGCAAGGGCTACTTCCGCCAGATGCTCGATGCCAGCGGCCAGCAGACCGAGACCGACGTGGCCTGGACCCCCGAGACGACCCTGCCCAGCGCCGCCAAGACCGTCACGGTGACGATCCAGAACCGGCCCATCAAGGTGACGGCATGGCGCTTCGACGTCGTCGGAGCCGTAGGGCACGTCATCCCGGTCTTCCTGCTCGATACGGATGTCGAAGGAAACGACCTGTGGGATCGCCGGTTGACCGATCATCTCTATGGCGGAGACACCTACTACCGCCTGTGCCAGGAGGCCGTGCTCGGGCTCGCCGGCACGGCGCTTCTCCATGACCTTGGCTGCAAGCCGATGGTCTACCACATGAACGAAGGCCACGCGGCCTTTTTGACGCTGGCCCTGCTGCAGGAGCAGATCGGCGAGAAATCGCTGAGTGAGGCAACGGACGCGGATGCCGACGTAGTTCGTCAGCAGTGCGTCTTCACCACGCATACGCCGGTTCCGGCGGGCCATGACCAGTTCGGCATGGACCAGGCGAAAACGGTGCTTGGCCTCGAACGCTCGGCGACCATCGAGCGGTTCGGCTGCCTGCATAACGGCCTGCTCAACATGACCTACCTGGCGCTGAAGTTCTCGCGCTTCGTCAATGGCGTCGCGATGCAGCACGGCAAGGTCTCGCAGGAGATGTTCCCGGATTACACGATCCACTCGATCACCAACGGCGTGCACGCCGCAACGTGGACCTCGCAGGCCCTGCAGGATCTCCTCGACAAAGAGATTCCGGCCTGGCGTCACGACAACCAGTACTTCCGGTCGGTCTACGGAATCGAGCCTGCACGCATCTCGAACTGTCACCACCTCGGCAAGCAGAGGCTATTCAAGCTCGTCGCCGAGCGGACCGGACAGCAGTTCGATCCGAAGGTCCTCACCCTGGGCTTCGCCCGCCGCGTCGCCACCTACAAGCGCGCCAGCCTTCTCCTGCAGGACCCAAAGCGGCTCCTCAAGATCGCACGTAAGATCGGCGGCCTGCAAATTCTCTACGCAGGCAAGGCGCATCCGGCAGACACGGCAGGCAAGGGTCTCATCAAGGATGTCTTCGAGACAGCCCAGAAGCTCAACTCAAGCGCTCTCCGGATCATCTATCTCGAGAACTACGACTGGGAGCTTGGCGCACAGCTCACGCAGGGCGTGGACGTCTGGGTAAACACTCCCCGCCGCCCCTACGAAGCCTCAGGCACATCCGGCATGAAGGCCGCGCTCAACGGCGTACCAAGCCTCAGCATTCTCGATGGATGGTGGATCGAAGGCTGCGCCGAAGACGTCACCGGCTGGGCGATCGATGATGGCGATACCGAGGCTGCAGAAGCCCAGAGCCTCTACGACAAGCTCGAGAACTCCATTGCTCCCCTGTACCAGAGGCCAATGGCATGGGCGCGGATGCAGCAGTCCTGCATCGCCATGAATGGAACCTTCTTCAACACCCACCGCATGCTCGGCCAGTACTTCATGAACGCCTACTTCCCGCAGTCTCCGCTGCCGGACGTGGAGTTGGGTCTCGGGGAAGCGATCTCAAACGAGACGTCGGTGCTCACCCCCGCGTAA